A part of Paroedura picta isolate Pp20150507F chromosome 7, Ppicta_v3.0, whole genome shotgun sequence genomic DNA contains:
- the LOC143841264 gene encoding E3 ubiquitin-protein ligase Topors-like, whose amino-acid sequence MMRSFHRESKSRIGYRSTSRGSSAKANVLDSAKNSKCAICLERIQDTTYLNPCNHRFCFACIQKWSKKKVICPLCKQRFHSFFHIVNTKGTFCEYVLPLSDDSFPHSEIRIGHTSTAAQRSTSPPDNGIVHDEIRGTLSPTEKDIYQLMRQFAVTKRPGNIDLLTLGKFKTHAVIQFRRALYHAGILVRKVHYPDFYQHASAEYFSQNPGSFDRLIPWLKRELKVLCGNQRSLIHTLQSFILNNMTQHDLESKEFETLLRPHLRHFTNHFLHELINFVQSPFTIKKYDWNALYECPVLSREDSDSCISSATSDDEHSLPPDNDQAPQGDTNADDGNAGCLHVSSEKDISSGFGVTDDTQYPNKDGNTLEDLSSTGTEKDGHTSDNFIQNQLDKIPSNSVQSSLLHNQTLPDKNENEPMGELDPAQTYSSKNIGPFEDSSNVLASGDCNVSNLNHGETTAISNKQNVPKGETIQLQQADLCTNNSRSSSSGRCAAVSPGRKSVFKKGGSRDTEYMEEGHGSQGRVRYQHERRQNTNYMRVRDRRPRTEERKSRFKDVSLLHRNKMILPFKMENTIARNISKSRSQHSHHFRKRRNKDYDYLRNSLASEPSWRYLYYKQDYERYRYEDFLRRNAGEPRFYHPNMLSGSKGNSYFSPEKRTSLYQEGLAKGWNYSERPRSSGRPKNRCVAEGVERGSYEKLGEKRRHKSPHLESGHAKGRTRYFQNYVV is encoded by the coding sequence ATGATGAGGTCGTTTCACAGGGAAAGTAAATCAAGGATTGGCTATAGATCTACCAGTAGAGGTTCTTCAGCCAAGGCAAATGTGCTAGATTCAGCTAAGAACTCAAAATGTGCCATTTGTTTAGAAAGAATCCAAGACACTACTTACCTGAACCCTTGCAACCACCGATTCTGCTTTGCTTGTATACAGAAGTGGTCTAAAAAGAAAGTAATATGCCCACTCTGTAAACAACGATTCCATTCATTCTTTCACATTGTGAATACAAAAGGCACATTTTGTGAATATGTTCTTCCTTTGAGTGATGACTCCTTTCCTCATTCTGAAATCAGGATAGGTCACACATCAACTGCTGCTCAAAGATCTACATCACCACCTGACAATGGGATAGTGCATGATGAAATTAGAGGAACTCTTAGTCCAACAGAGAAGGATATTTATCAGCTGATGAGGCAGTTTGCAGTAACAAAGAGACCTGGTAATATAGATCTGTTGACGCTTGGGAAATTTAAAACCCATGCTGTTATTCAGTTTAGGAGAGCTCTGTACCATGCTGGCATCCTTGTTCGAAAAGTTCATTATCCAGATTTCTACCAACATGCTTCAGCAGAATATTTCAGCCAAAACCCAGGAAGCTTTGACAGGTTAATCCCATGGCTGAAACGAGAATTAAAAGTGCTGTGTGGGAATCAAAGGTCACTGATTCATACTTTGCAGAGTTTCATTCTGAATAACATGACTCAGCATGATCTAGAGAGCAAGGAGTTTGAAACTCTCTTACGGCCCCACTTGCGCCATTTCACCAACCACTTCTTGCATGAACTCATCAATTTTGTACAATCACCATTCACTATCAAGAAGTATGACTGGAATGCTTTATATGAATGCCCAGTTCTTTCAAGGGAAGATTCCGATTCTTGCATTTCCTCGGCAACTTCTGATGATGAGCACTCCCTGCCTCCTGACAATGATCAGGCACCCCAAGGGGACACTAATGCAGATGATGGAAATGCAGGGTGCTTACACGTTAGTTCAGAAAAGGATATTTCTTCTGGGTTTGGTGTGACAGATGATACACAGTATCCGAACAAAGATGGAAATACTTTGGAAGACTTGTCCAGTACTGGTACTGAAAAAGATGGACACACATCAGACAACTTTATTCAAAACCAGCTGGATAAGATACCATCAAACTCAGTACAATCATCACTTTTACATAATCAGACACTTCCAGACAAGAATGAAAATGAACCAATGGGAGAACTGGATCCTGCTCAGACTTACAGCTCAAAGAACATTGGGCCTTTTGAGGATTCCTCAAATGTATTAGCATCGGGTGACTGTAATGTATCTAATTTGAATCATGGAGAGACTACAGCAATCTCCAATAAGCAAAATGTTCCCAAGGGAGAAACAATCCAGTTGCAACAAGCAGATCTATGTACAAACAATTCAAGAAGCTCCTCTTCAGGAAGATGTGCAGCAGTATCCCCCGGCAGGAAGAGTGTGTTCAAAAAGGGTGGATCAAGGGATACTGAATATATGGAGGAAGGTCATGGAAGTCAAGGTCGAGTGAGATACCAACATGAAAGAAGGCAGAATACAAATTACATGAGAGTTAGAGACAGGAGGCCTAGAACAGAGGAGAGGAAATCAAGATTTAAAGACGTTAGCTTACTTCACAGGAACAAAATGATTTTGCCATTCAAAATGGAGAACACTATAGCTAGAAATATAAGCAAGTCAAGGTCTCAGCATAGTCATCATTTTAGAAAACGGAGGAACAAAGACTATGATTATTTAAGGAACAGTCTTGCCAGTGAACCAAGCTGGAGATACCTTTACTATAAACAAGACTATGAAAGATACAGGTATGAAGATTTCTTGCGTCGAAATGCTGGCGAACCCAGATTTTACCATCCAAATATGCTGTCTGGCTCCAAGGGGAACTCATATTTCTCCCCAGAAAAAAGAACATCTCTCTATCAAGAAGGTCTTGCTAAAGGGTGGAATTATTCAGAGAGACCCAGAAGCTCAGGGAGACCGAAGAACAGATGTGTTGCAGAAGGAGTAGAAAGAGGATCTTATGAAAAGCTAGGTGAGAAAAGGAGGCACAAATCGCCCCACTTGGAATCTGGCCATGCAAAGGGAAGGACAAGATATTTTCAGAATTATGTTGTGTAG